The Oncorhynchus gorbuscha isolate QuinsamMale2020 ecotype Even-year linkage group LG06, OgorEven_v1.0, whole genome shotgun sequence sequence GAGTCCGTGTTATTCTGTGTCCTTCATTAGGCATCTTTGCTTGTGCGTAAGCATTAGGATGCtgctacagtggcaagaaaaagtatgtgaaccctttggatttacctggatttctgcataaatttgacataaaatgtgatctgatcttcatctaaatcacaacaatagacaagcaGTGTGTTTAAACTAATACCATACATTTTTGTAtatttcttgtctatattgaatacaacATTTAatcattcacagtgtaggttggaaaaagtatgtgaacccctaggctaattgacttctccaaaagctaattggtgTCAGGAGTTgactaacctggagtccaatcaatgagacaagatcagagatgttggttagagctgccctgcccccAAAAGAACAataagcattgcctgatgtgaaccatgcctcaaacaaaagagatctcagaataCTTAAGATTAAGAATGGTTGCCTTACTTCTGTAATCCTTTCCAGATTTATGCATCTCAGTCAGTACAGGGTAAGACAAAttgagcatcatggtttggggctgctttgctgcctcagggcctggacaacTTGCTATCATCGTAGTTTAGCCTAACagtctcctgcaaaatgtctatCTGCCTGCCAATTAAAGCTCAACAGAaattgggtgatgcaacaggacaacaacccaaagacagaagtaaatcaacaacagaatggcttgaacagaagaaaatatgccttctgcAGTGGCCCAGttagtcctgacctcaacccgattggcatgacctcaagagggcggttcacaccagacatcccaagaatattgctgaactgaaacagttttgtaaattggaatggtccaaaattcctcctgaccatttTGCATGTCTaatccacaactacagaaaacgtttggttgaagTTATTACTGCCAAGGGTCAACCTGTtcttaaatccaagggttcacatactttttccagcCTGCACTGTGGATGTTTATGTGGTGTGTTCAATGAAGATATGaaacataattgtttgtgtgttagtttaagcagactgtgttttgCCTGTAGTTGTGACTTTGATGAAGATCAGATaaaatgttatgaccaatttatgcagaaatccaggtaattctaaaGGGTTCACACAATTTTTCTTCGCACTATGTCTGTTATATTCATGTGTATGTAGTTGACTACCAGGAGACAAGACAGTTACAACACTTGTGTATGCATGCAGATTGTACTTTGCATTGCACATGACAATGGGCATCTTTTACCTGTGTGTAATCAACAGGTGCCcggcaacaacaacaccaccactccaGCAGAAACTGTCAAAGCAGCTGTTGAACACCATCCCCCTGCAGATCCCCACTTTCTCCTCAACGATGCTGTCTCTGAGACTGTTACCATAGGAACGCTTCCACCCCTCCACTTCCTGAATGAGTCTGTGTTCGAGCGGACGGCCAGCGAGCGAGATGACGACGAGAGGATCCTGTCGCGGACCGCCGCCCAGAGCTCGGACCTCATCTCCGGGGTGTACGAGGGAGGGTTGAAGGTGTGGGAGTGTACCTATGACCTCCTGGAGCtgctagagagggagggggagacattcGGGGGGAAGATGGTTCTGGATTTGGGCTGTGGTGCTGGACTGCTGGGCCTACTGGCGCTAAAGAGCGGAGCAAGTCAGGTCCATTTCCAGGACTATAATAGTACTGTTATAGAACAGCTCACACTGCCTAACGCACTGCTCAACTGTCAagtggaaggggaggaggaagaagtgAAGGGAAAGAAACAGGGGCTGCAGGAGGAGGACGATGAGACAATTATAGAAGAGGACAAAATGAAAAAGGATGAAGAGGCAACGTCCGATGAGGAGAAGAAGAATGAACagaaaaaagagggagagaatggcAGCCCGTTGCCCAAGAGGCAAGCCCTGGACCTATCCCAGCATTCGAAGCTGACCTGCTGTCGTTTCTTCTCGGGCGACTGGACAACGTTCCTAGCGCTGGTCCTCAAGGAAGACCTGTTCCCTAAATATGACATTATCTTCACCTCAGAAACCATCTACAACACGGCATACTACTCAGCTCTTCACGACACCCTCCACAGACTGTTGGCCCCGAGGGGAGTGGTGTACCTGGCCACCAAGGCCCACTActttggggtggggggtgggctGCTCCTATTTCAACAGTTTATAGAGGACAAGGGAGTGTTTGACATGGAGAAACTGTGGGACGTGGACCAGGGGCTACAGAGACATGTTGTGGCCATGCActtcaaaacaacaaacaagtctTGACTTTTTATTTTATGTAGTTTCACAGAACACAGATAATATTTTTCAAATTAATTTCTACTCAATGCACCTGGAACTTCTATGCTACATAAGGTGTGCTAACATCAGTCAGTTTCAAAAACTTTTTCCTATAAAGATCACCTGTGTGTCAATTGGGACTTTCACATAATTTAAATGACTGTATGTTTGATTGTTTGACAGAAAAGACATATAGAATATTTAAGACTTTCTGTAGGTCTGTCAGTCTGGCTTATTTTACCTTGGTGGTAAAACCTTGTATGTCAAATACTGGAGATGAGCTTCACAAAGGCAGATTTAAGGAGGAGTTTGAATATTCGCCAGTTGAAGAGGACAACAGGATAGCTGCACTGATGGAGGGAAAGAAGCAGAAGTCTGATAAAGAAGATTGAGGAGATGAGCAGATATTCCATTGTAGTGTGCAAACTAGGCCAATATCAAGCGTACCTCAAGTATTTCAAAGTATTTTGGCAAGTGTATTTGGTGCAGGTCGGTTTTTAACAGGACATAAGTGGTAGTTGAAGTAGGCGCAATATACTACCCGAACGAAGATACCGTTTCATGTCAACTTTACCCGTTGTTCACATCTCTCTAACTTTCTATATTTATTTAGAATAGGGCTAGTGCATGAGAAAGGTGGAAAGGAAATGAAGGTCTTTATAGGGGGTTGATTCCCAAAGTGTTCAAATAGCACCATGAAAGCTAGACTTGTTTCTGAAGTCCGCTGCAAAATGTCAATTGCGACTTATCTCATCTGCCTAAGGACGAGGTCTGAAAGTGGAGTCCAGTGTAGTGTAGCACATCTATTCTGCAGTAGGGCTTTGTGGTTTCTGTTCaccttttcacattttgttgcccAACAGTATTATTTTGTATACACTTTAAAGACTTGGCAATGTCATGTTACAATCTAATGTTATCAAAGATAGACGCATATCAAAATGTCTTATGTGGCATGTCGAGTGTCGAGTGCCCTGTTTCATCCAATAAGATTGAGATTACTTTATTGGTCAATTCCAACTGAAATTTGACTTCCCCTGTTTCCACCAACCCCTCAGAAAgatacacatacagtgccttcagaaagtattcataccactttACTTATTCCtatttttgttgttacagcctgaattcaaaattgattaaatatatttttcacacatttacacactatcccataatgacaaagtgaaaacatgattttagaaatgtattgaaaaaaataaaaaaaatacaattgaatCCATAAACTTTAGAAGCACCTATTTTCTAAGTAAGTCTCTTAAGAgcattccacacctggattgtgcaacatttgcccatttattaTTTTCATCATTCTTAAACTTCTGTCAAAtgagttgttgatcattgctatacaactgttttcaggtcttgccattaGTGTTGCAAAGGGTCAGAAACTTTCTGggaaattttccatgggaagttaagcccatGAATTTTGGGAATTTtccttaaattcatcaaaaaattATCTTATAACTGaactttttttgtgggatacacaaggcaattctaggtcttgtggcatattttggttaaactatccccaattcaatggaattgcaaccctttgCATGCACAGTTCATTTTTCCAtcatgtgcagtgcac is a genomic window containing:
- the LOC124038088 gene encoding histidine protein methyltransferase 1 homolog, producing the protein MSFSFNFDVQLTTKGQPGEESQSQTGKQDYAVKPVPGNNNTTTPAETVKAAVEHHPPADPHFLLNDAVSETVTIGTLPPLHFLNESVFERTASERDDDERILSRTAAQSSDLISGVYEGGLKVWECTYDLLELLEREGETFGGKMVLDLGCGAGLLGLLALKSGASQVHFQDYNSTVIEQLTLPNALLNCQVEGEEEEVKGKKQGLQEEDDETIIEEDKMKKDEEATSDEEKKNEQKKEGENGSPLPKRQALDLSQHSKLTCCRFFSGDWTTFLALVLKEDLFPKYDIIFTSETIYNTAYYSALHDTLHRLLAPRGVVYLATKAHYFGVGGGLLLFQQFIEDKGVFDMEKLWDVDQGLQRHVVAMHFKTTNKS